The Cannabis sativa cultivar Pink pepper isolate KNU-18-1 chromosome 8, ASM2916894v1, whole genome shotgun sequence genomic interval TCAATGCATAGGGTAAAAAATAAGTTAAATTCCGCAcaaaaaattagtaaatataaatattatatttgacaCACATTTTACAATTATATTGCAATACATAATAGTAAATTAAGATACAAATTAACATAAACACCAAAAAAGAATTCTTCTAAATCTTTGAGATCTGAGCAGGACCGACCCTAAAATTTAGTGGGCCAtagggaaaaaaaatatttttgggccctcatttagaaaaaatatggtatttttcaaaattgataaagaaaaatgtgtaattttaaaagaggacaAATGTTTTTTTGAGCCCCTGAGCTAGGTGGGCCTTAGGCACAGGCCTTGCCCGCCTATGctcagggccggccctaaaTATGAGCCGAAAAAGCTCCAGCTCTGAGAATGGAACCCAACCCTTGGGATGCGACGCCGAGACTACATAACTCTGTCTCTGAGAATGGAAGGCCGAAAGCTCATCGTGGTAGTGCAATCTAATTTATTGGAGCTTAGAATTAATTTATAGGTTTACAGTTCCCGAATCACTACCTTGAAATACTATCAATGGTAGGATAAAGAGTCGTATAATGTtcgaaaaaatctatttttaattgaaaaaaataataattatttatttttgtaataaataaatatttttcacattaattaaataggaaaaaaacaaaatttgttAAGACAAAATTTGTCTAGAAAATAATTATTGAGAAAAAAGTTGTGAGGACAAAAGACACTATCCTTTTCTTAGTTGAGACAAGGTAGGCGCCTACCCTATTGTAATCACCCGTTTAGCTTTATTATGAGAATTAGCATATAATTAGggcttaatttcaaaaatatacttttaattattattttcctaattatggaaatatatttgaattttaagtgtattatttatatgatacaTATAAAattggaataattacataagatattatttttttataaaaaatttacattttaacctttaacgattttttttttacatttttacggttttccataaaaacaacatgaaaacaataagaaaactacataaaagtaacatgaaaataataacaagaaacaaaatacagataacaaaaaatcaacaacaaattgacaagagtacaatataaaaagaccgtattttctgtaaacaaaataaaaaaaatcgtaaaaatgtttaaaattccgtaaaaccgtatttttgtaaattttttttttgttgtttttgtgtatttgtgaaattatccctataaaattttatgtttttcataCTTACAAGCCTGGTAAAAGTGTAAATAAGGTAAAAAAGAAacagcagtatttttgtaaaaataaaaaatttaaatctgtaaaaatgttaaaaaaaaaactgaaagcagtatttttgtaatcttGGGGTATTTATGAAAATATACCTTTAAAATTAGTcattatagtaaaaaaaaaaaagaaagagaaactcTAGCAATCCAACGTAGCTTGTGAAGCCCAAAGCAGGTTGCGTGAAGATCCGTTATCGTCATGAAGTCGTCAGCTAACGGACGATTCTAAAATAAGTTGAGAATGAGTGAAATTATTTGTTCAACGTTGAAAGTTGGTTAGCGTAAATTACACACACGTAAACCACTCAACGCCCAAACCAAAGCCACCAACAAACCACTAACCATAGAAACAAGACGAGTAAGAGACTACTGTGTCCCATCACATCTCACACTCCAATTTCTATTCAGAAATGCACATAACTTTTACCGCTAAATTTCTTCGCTCCAAAACCAGatcgtcttcttcttcctccacaCCTCTCCTTCGATCACCATGTGGCTCTCTTTCTTTCGCCCGCTCGACCGATTTTCCCTCCAAAACTTCAAGTTAGTTCTTCTCCATTATATCATTAATCAACCATTGCAATTgtacatttttgtttttaactcaGTGATTTTACGGTTTGATTGTGATTTATGGCTTTGGTGAAGGTTAGAGTTGTTGTGCTTGTGTTGTGTCGTATAATGTTTGAGCTAATTTGTCCTTTTTATTTTGGGGAATAATTGCAGATATGTAGTGAATGAACTCCGGGAAATTAAAGTTGTGGATGAGCACAACAAGGTATGTCTGCTCAATTTTATAGgaatttgttctttttttttctcttttaaattcttttcctattgtatgatatatttatttatttattactacAGGAATCAGTGGTAGATCTGTTGCAGTCTGTAGTGGAGATAGTTACCTATGGGGACAAACAAGACCCGATGATTTTTGAGTATGAAATTTTCCTTTTTGTCTATATCTATTTTTTGGCTTTTAAGTATGTCTGTGTATGTTGAGTTGGTATCAAATTGTGGCTTTTATGCAGATATTTTATGGAATGTCAAGTTTTAGCTGAGTTTCTTCGTGTACTTAAAATTAGTAGGGATTCGAGaattgaaataccattgcttcAGTATCTGAGCATAATGATTCAAAATATGGATAGTGAGCATGCAATTTGTAAGTTATGTACTGCTTGATCCGCTGAGCATgagtttgttttcttttttttttagtgatttCGTCTTGATAAATTGCAAATTTATTGGTAACTTCTTCAATGTTTGCATTGAATTTGTTTTGCAGACTATTGTTTTAGCAATGATTATATCAACAACATCATAGAACATCAGTACCAATTCAATCGAGGGGATCTGGCCCAGTATTATGTATCCTTTCTAAGGTTATTTGTGTGCTCTTTTAAgtaatttctgtttggaaactTGGGCCTTCTTTTTGTTCATTTGTGATAAGCCAAGTGGTTTTGCTGGTTTATTTCTGTTGTAACAATTTCTTGTTAGTTAGCTCTTTAGTTGTAATTATCAGCTTACTCTTTATTGTTACAGCTTTCTCTATAAAAAAGGGGCTGGTCTCAGAAGTTCAGTACATTTGCAAAAACTTCTGAGACCCATTCTTGATTCTCTCAATATAACTTTTGCGTAGATAGCTCATCCttattttttctctttattGTTTCAGTCTAGATTTAGTTATTAAGTGAGAACTTGTGTCACTTCTAACTAGTCTTCAtgtctctcttcttttctctctctcagaGCCATAAGCGGTAAAGTCAACAAAGACACACTTTGCCTACTTGTTAAGGTTAAGGGGGTAAGTTTAATCTTGATAGATATGTAATTACCATGGGCTTTCAATGTGTACAGACTTTGAATGGAACTTTGGTATAGCCGTATTGTGTGAAAATTTGTAATAGTGAAAAAGCTCTGCATATGGTTTGCCATAATATGACATAGAACCATTTCATGAACTTTTAATGCTTCTACTTTATTTCTTATGCTGTATGTTTCCAAAACACGATTAATGAGAAATGTGTTCTCAGACATGTTTTTTTCTTCCCAACGCTGGATCAGGCTGCTTCCTTTGAGAAAATTTGACTTCTATGGGAAAAAAGAACATGTTTCTACATAGCAATTTTATAATTAGGAGTTTTAGCTATCCAGTCATATCTACATCATTTTGCAGAATTCTGTAGTTTCATTCCCCCTGTACAATGAGGCTCTTAAATTTGCTTTCCACGAGGAGAAGATGATTCAAACAGCTGTTTGTTCATTAGCCCTCAGTCTATACTATGGTATGGTATTGTATActcgtttttctttttttttttcttctttccataTCATTAGATGCAttaaatttttaacatttttgcAACAGTATCCTTTTGGTTATGCAGTTTGTGATGATATGGTATATCAGTACATAACAACTCCTCCAGTCTCAAAATACTTCTCGGACTTGGTTATAAGATTAAGTGAACAATGCTCTCACCTGGATTTCCTTGTCCGAGCTTCAGAgtatgcaatatttttctttctttttattatttcagtCTATGATTGTGATAGTGTTACACAATTTGTAAGCTGAAACTCTTATCTTTGTCCAGGGATACCTGCATTGAGCATAAACGAAAACAACTGTTTTTGCAGGCCGATAAAATTGCAGACAATCTTTATTATCTTAAGGATATTCTTAATATTGGAGAATCTCGTTTGAGTAGATTAGTTGCTGAAAATCTTCTCAGCTTACTAGTCCTTCCTATATTGCAACCATTGCTGCAGTCAAGGAAAAGAAATGTGAGACATTGTCTCTTCTATTTGTTTGTTTGTACTTTATCTCATCTCTTCACCTTTACTTATTACTAAATTCCATTTACACCTCAGGTTTCAAATTTATCTGGAGTAACTTCACTATATCTTGTTTCACGTCTTCTTCAAGTTATTGATGGAAAAGGCATGATGGATCCTGTTGCTGGTGTTATTTTATATCTTTACTTCGATTCAAGTGATCAAGATGCTATCAAAGACATTGCAACTTCCAATCATTTTACTGAATCATTTTCTAAGCATCAGGATAAAATGGAAGAAAAGTCATATTCTGTTTCTGAGAATGAAGAAAAAAGCATCAACTACCCTCCCTGTCATGATAGTTTCTGTGATAAAaggttgttaatttttttgatGTGATATTTATATGTTAGTTGTGACGGTACCAACAAGTATCTATGATTAACTCAGTTTTGAGAAAATTTCACCTATCCTGGTAGTCTTCATGGAGTTTTTGAGATCGTGTGACTTGATCTGAGCTCTTATGTTTCTATCATTTTATGGGCAAGTACCTTTTAGGCCGTTGGTGTTTTCATTTATTTCATGAAGTGTagactgatatttttatttatttcactaAGAACCAACTTTCCTTGGTGCAGGGGTGGATTAAGTGCATTTCTCTTTTCCGAGAATCAGACTCTGCAGTTAGCATCATTGTTTTTATTGCTTATTGTGTCTGAAATTAAAGGTATCAATTCTCAAAATGATAATATTTGTAAGCTATTTTTTGAGTAATTTTTATCACGCATTATAATTGTTTTTAATGTATTTGTTAGATCTTGATTGTTCGCTCTTTCCGAAAATTGGATTAAATGGAATGCATGAAGCAGATAAAACTTTCATTACAAGATTTTTGGATCAGGTATCGATACTGTGTGATGGGTAATTGTGTCTTCTCTCTagtatcaataattttgtttattgaAATGGGAGATTCATTTCAATTTTTCCCTTTGGACTTCTCTCACTTATATGCTTtcttaactatttaataatattgcatttttttttctctggtTTCGAATGAATTTAGGAGTCATGATGAAGTGAATTCTCATGTTgcagattttaaatgtattaTTGAAGGTTTTAGCTAGCCAGACACCATTATCTGCAGTAGTAAAATGGCATACAGGGTGGTTCTTGCGGAAGCTACTGAATGATCGAGAGGAATGGTTTTGTGATCACAATTTACAGCTATTCAATGTATGACTCAACTAATTTCATTCAGCTCTAGTAAAAAGATAATGaataaagaacaagaagaaagaAATGATGTCTCTTAAACATACGTGGTTAGTCTTGTTTGCAGAGCAGAAGTATCATTGTTTATATGTTTCTTTTGACAGACTTCATTTGAGCAGTCTCGCCAACACCTGGAGGAAGAACTTGATGGGTGCTGGTTTGATCACATCTTGGATACTTTAATAAATGAATGGGGCAGTTGTAAAACAGGTAAatttatattgtatatgtaatGTGCTGTATATTTTCCTTTTTCTATATGATTTGAAATATTGTTGTTATAGCTGCTTCTATAGCAAAATAAGAAGATAAAGTACAACAAAGGACATTGTTTCTTTCACTATTTTGTGATTGAGTTTCAATTGGTGTGTGTTGCATGCAGTTCTTGAGGAGTCATTTCATTCTAAAGATGCTTTTTTCATTCTGGAGCTTGCTGTTTCCCAAATAACCACTTATGGTATTGTGCATTTTCTTTGATTAATGATCTTTTCTTGAAGGAATAAAGGCCGTCCTCCTCTTCCGAAACTAAAATAAGATACaataattacaataattgtGCTGGCACATATGGCCTTTGTTTTcttccaaaatagaaaaaatagaaagaaagtgAATAATCAATATGTTCATATCGCAGATGATGAAACTACATTGAGTGCCTGGCAAAGGATGGTTGACTCCGTGAAGGTCTCATTTTCATTCTTTGTTTGTATTCTATCTTTGTTGTAGTGAtgttctcttgataataaattaaaggtTTGTGTTAGACAACTATATTCCACACATGCAAATGTTGGCTCAACATTGCTAAATATGTTACTAGTTTATAGGAATTCATTCATCTTTACTTCTTTATTGCACGTTTGCATATAATTGTACATGTACTCTTTTGAATATTTTCAAAGCTGCTAGCTATTTTGTGAAAGTTGCAATTTTCCTTTGACCGTAATTTACTGAAAGAtatcaattaaattaattattggtTGTGTTAGTATACTACACTACACCAAACGTTCATCCATATTATtctgtttgtttttaatttGTAAGTCTTTATATTGATCTTGTTTATCATGATATCTTTTTCTTcgggttttttatttattggttTTGTAGAATGTCTCATGATATCTTTTTCTTCAGGTTTTTGTTCTCCATCTTCAGCTTAAGTCATATATGCTCAGAGGAAATTTGCTAGAACATCCATTGCTGTGCAAGGCACAAAGTCTAGCTTCTACTTCTGGTCAAATTCATTCTTCAGATGTTTCATCTGCAACGTTTGGTTCAGAGGTTTCTTTAGGTAAGTACCGTTTGAGTATAACTTTAAATTGAAACATCTGGAGTCCCTTGTGATTGCCTGCCAACCTTTTTAATTCCCTTGTGATTTTGATTGCCCACCAAGCTTTTCTAGAAAGAAGAAAACACCGAAAATTTCAAATAGTTTTTTGATCGAAAAATCAATCTGAtctctttgtttttctttcAGCATCTGGACTCCCTTGTAGAATTGCATTTTCAAAAGCCGGAATTAGAGATATCTATATAATACCTGTGGCAACAGGAACTTCTGGCAGATTACTACTTACAGAGAAACATCCTTTTCGTAGTCAACGAGGAGTTGTACTTGCTGTAGCACCATTGGCTGGGCTTACTGTAAGTTCTTTTTTTATTGGTGAATATACTTCCTGCTAGTCAAGTGTTAAAATGTGATACAAGGTTAACTAATTAAATTTGTTAATGAAGGTACGATTACTTATATAGATTTTGTATAAGCAGTGATTATTAACTTTATGTTTTCTTCCAACATGAAACAGCCCAAGATAGATGACATCCATCCTACATGGTTGCATCTTCGGATAAGGGAATTTGACCCGAAATTTTCCACTAATACAATCAAAGGCTCTCACTCAAACATGTCCAGTCACTATACAGATGGAAAATGGACACTTGGGTTTCAAAATGCGGATACTTGTGAGGCTGCAAGATTCTTGATACTTAAGGAAACTAGGAAGCAGAGATCAAAAGTTGAAAGCTTACTTTCTCCATTACTTCATAATAAGGACTGGCATAAAGATGAATGGAACGGTCATAATAAGTAATAATTTATAACTAATAGCAAGTAGAAGATTGTTCTCTTCTATATCTTTTTTGTGTATGAAATTCTGGTTTTATCATAAAAGCTAACATGCTAAGCTAGCAGAATACTAACCCAGTACTACCTGCTGTGATTATTTCCAAGAGGTGTTTGTTAATGTGTTATTATTTCATGTAATGTTTGGAAGGTAGAATTTGAATTGGTTGACTCATAAGGAAGGCATAAATTTGTATTTGCTTTGTCAAACATTTATATACCATTGAGTTTTTGTAAGATATTAACACTCTGCCACTATTTTTCTAATTCATTATATGTTTTGCTGCTGCTGTCATTATTTTCCCATTTCCTAGAGTTTCAAATTATTTGTGTACTATTTAATATAGGGCATGGCATCCAACTGTTTTTTTGATCTCCCCATTGGTATAGATCTTAATGCTTGGAAAGAAAATTGGGGGAAAAAGAAAGACAAGACACCTTTCAAGTCCAAATATACAATGCATTTGATTATTAGGAAACCTTGATTAATATGATGCAGGTGAAATGTGAATCacaattttcttttgttttttaactaaaattacTGTATCTTGAGACTTGATTATTATTAGctacatgacataaaatgaATCTGGCTCTGATGGCATGTGTATTTAAAACAAAATGgttgaaattaattttattatatattatgattGGGAATGAGGACATGAGGAGCTTGATTTTACAGAACAGAGAGACAGAGGTGAGCTACACACGAGCTAAACTAAGTAGTAGTATTTGTATTATCATGATTCTTGCCTTTataaacttttaaaataatttcactAGAGCGTTTAAGGATATTACAAGGCATAAAAATATTGAGAACTTTTTGGAAAAGGAGTGTGTGGTACGTAATTCCCCATCACCTTTACATTAACAAGGCTGTCATGTCAAAATTAGAGCAACTTTTTCTCCATTCTAACCTTTAAGTCTGGCCAGCCATCCAGCCAAgggttaatattattattaactacttaactctctctctctctctctctgtattTTTGTTCCCTCTCTTGGATATTGCTTTCACCCACATGGCCACGTAGAAGCCAAAGATGCTTATTTGAAGCTCAAAAGCATAAAATGAGCGGCCCTTTTGAGtagataatgccatattttacttttaatatAAATTGCTTTATGAGAGAGAGAGTGCTTTACTTTAagcaaaagaagagaaaaataaaccaattaaataattagagacGTCCAATGCAATGCGTTACCATGAAAAATGAAATATAGCTACTCACAGAATAGACAAAATATAGTATAACTTTCACTTTGACTACTACACAAATCTAATGGTACTATCCAAACAAAACACATAGATTTTCAATTATGTATCAATAGCTATAGCATAAACATTAACACATGTAACACCAGTCTAAGGATTGGCTTTTGATGGagatttcatttattaatgacAAAGTTAACCGTTAAAATTTGTGGTCAGAGAcaatggagagagagagagagagagagagagagagagagagaaagaacaagaaagtatatatatatatatggtgatGTATAGTAGTGGGCTAGGGGTGTATTAATTCTAATTAAGCAATTGTACATGATATTCCTCCATATATATTCAAGCACTCCTTTTGTAGCATTTGCAGAATGCTTTCCATTCAAATTATTTTGTGCCTTTGTATGTCTTTTTAGGCCAACAAAGATAGAAGAAGCTTTTTGACTGGAGACTGGCCCCAGAATGCTCTCCGAGAAAGAATAAACAGTTAATAAGGATGAGTTtgggattatatatatattttacttttgtTCTTTTATGCAGGCACCGTTTAATTTGCTTTCCAAACtttaatatcatatataatatctatatatacacatatatagatatgtttatgtgtacacactacatatgcatatatatacatatatgatcCATCCAAAGTATTTTGTAGATCATTTGttgcttaaaataaaagaaaatgataTACTGATCATTAGAAActctaataattatttaaaacatatatatgCATAGATCAAAGAGCTAATAAGGATCGATATATAGTACACTATTAATAAGGAAGGCACATCTATAAAAGTGATGGGATCGATTAGAAACATTCTTATTGTTAATTATGCAATAATTGTCAAGTTGGTCATTCTTAATTATCACCATCAACTTCAATGCTATAATTAACTTTCTCTGTCATGTGTTGATGATTAaaagaatattaatattattatcatcattaaTTATTAGGTATATTactacattaattaattaacaggTAATTTATTGCAAATAATTAACCGTCGTtacaataactaaaatatatataagatcttatatttaattacactatGTAAACTTAAGTAGTGATACACCACTAATATCCTCTTTAGCATTTCTCGTTAAAAATctgcctttattttttttttcctcattTGATGAAACTATATATAGCTACTTTGTAATCTTCGATCATCAAAGGCCACGTCAAGACTCTTTGAACAACTTATAAAAcattatatatgaaaaaaaaggaACAAATATTGATCGTGGCATTAAATTAAATAAGTAGGTGAAAGTCGAAGATGATTGAGGAATAAAAGGAAGATCTCTCGTTATTTGTGGgaacattaattatatattcttCGTTTGTGAGTTTTTATATCAATATAGAGTTAAGTAATATTAATACTATAGATTAAGATGGTGAGTAGAGTAGTGATCAGAGGTTTATTTAGCTAGCTCTGCTTTCTAGGTACATTATGCAGTCACGCCTGAATAAATATTACAGAGAagggtaaaaaaaattattttaattaattaatttggtgtggtcaatattataaattttttttggctTAAGAAAATGAAATTTGTTGGATTTAGaaatttgttaaaattaagCTCTGCAACAATATGttaattaatgataataataaatcttatttGATATCTCACTCTTTGTCTCTTAGGtaaactattatttaattatatgacCATCTTCAAAGTTTGAAATCAAGGTGATCCTTTTTAAGCTgtgttaattattttaatgattaGCCTCCACTGTTAGATATTATTCAGCTCTGAAGCTGAACAAGAGATCTTGTCCCATggcatatatgtatatttatagtaTATAGTGATCAGAGAGTTTGCATTATCTTggaactatatatgtaattatatatatatatatatgcattcaCCAATATGCTATGTATGAAAATGACCTTTCCTTAATTAGGAGATATTGTGCATGAGTTGTGTAGTCTCAAGTGGTGGTCCTTCATTCTCTTTGGAGATATATATAGATACCAGTCAAAGtttgattttgtttaatcaattaaattttcagtgaaagatatatatatatatatttaattatttagcattgctattagataccagtggtgcctagcaccttctctACATGTTGCGTTGCGATTGATTAGCGAAACTtcttaaaagctattatattaaattatatgggacccgatacttagttgcaCCAATATTAACACGTAGGAGGGTGCTACGCACCACTGgtaccctttagcatttctctttaattattattaagcttaattgaaaatatatgcAAACACAACAAATATGACACTGACACCTCACATTTTGTGAACTAAGTTTCTTTTGTTTATTAACCTTTCTGGTCCTTGATTGTAACTCGAAATTTCTTATTTGGTCTACAAATTtacttttatgtttttgttttgttttggtaTTATCAACATATTATGTTACACATAATCAGGTTACTTATTAACCAAGTCTTTTAGTAACTTTCCACTTCCATCAAAATCGATATAAGGAAAAAGCACAACAGATATAGAGAAAACGCGTTTTTGATGGATACATATTAatatagtaaaattttaaaaaggaacATAATATTAATGATGTAAAAATTGTTGGAACATATtcaatacattttttatgaCGTGATTAATTGGGGTGGGGTGAGTTTGAGGGGACCCaatttctctatatatataactaattaagagaaaaattgg includes:
- the LOC115699673 gene encoding protein TRANSPARENT TESTA 9, coding for MWLSFFRPLDRFSLQNFKYVVNELREIKVVDEHNKESVVDLLQSVVEIVTYGDKQDPMIFEYFMECQVLAEFLRVLKISRDSRIEIPLLQYLSIMIQNMDSEHAIYYCFSNDYINNIIEHQYQFNRGDLAQYYVSFLRAISGKVNKDTLCLLVKVKGNSVVSFPLYNEALKFAFHEEKMIQTAVCSLALSLYYVCDDMVYQYITTPPVSKYFSDLVIRLSEQCSHLDFLVRASEDTCIEHKRKQLFLQADKIADNLYYLKDILNIGESRLSRLVAENLLSLLVLPILQPLLQSRKRNVSNLSGVTSLYLVSRLLQVIDGKGMMDPVAGVILYLYFDSSDQDAIKDIATSNHFTESFSKHQDKMEEKSYSVSENEEKSINYPPCHDSFCDKRGGLSAFLFSENQTLQLASLFLLLIVSEIKDLDCSLFPKIGLNGMHEADKTFITRFLDQILNVLLKVLASQTPLSAVVKWHTGWFLRKLLNDREEWFCDHNLQLFNTSFEQSRQHLEEELDGCWFDHILDTLINEWGSCKTVLEESFHSKDAFFILELAVSQITTYDDETTLSAWQRMVDSVKVFVLHLQLKSYMLRGNLLEHPLLCKAQSLASTSGQIHSSDVSSATFGSEVSLASGLPCRIAFSKAGIRDIYIIPVATGTSGRLLLTEKHPFRSQRGVVLAVAPLAGLTPKIDDIHPTWLHLRIREFDPKFSTNTIKGSHSNMSSHYTDGKWTLGFQNADTCEAARFLILKETRKQRSKVESLLSPLLHNKDWHKDEWNGHNK